The Planctomicrobium piriforme genome window below encodes:
- the panC gene encoding pantoate--beta-alanine ligase: protein MDVTGEIGEVRRLVAAARQRGCGIGCVPTMGALHPGHVSLVAECRKRVDYTVLTIFVNPTQFAPHEDLNKYPRPIEADLAACRAAGVDCVFMPEISSLYPPGYDTWVTVEGMSSLLEGEFRPGHFRGVATIVAKLFNIVHPDIACFGSKDYQQQSLIRQMVRDLNQPVEIVVCPTIREPDGLAMSSRNVYLSPSDRETAVVLSRSLRTAEQALLSGERDVAAVEARMRAELESKPNVRVQYAVIRDPVTLQPLTESQPEMVGLIAAYVGQTRLIDHLTIRLPRS, encoded by the coding sequence ATGGATGTGACAGGTGAGATTGGTGAAGTCCGGCGGCTGGTGGCCGCCGCGCGGCAGCGTGGCTGCGGAATCGGTTGCGTGCCGACAATGGGAGCTTTGCATCCCGGGCACGTCAGTCTGGTGGCGGAGTGTCGAAAACGTGTGGACTACACGGTGCTGACGATCTTCGTGAATCCGACGCAGTTTGCTCCGCACGAAGACCTGAACAAATATCCCCGTCCGATCGAGGCGGATCTGGCAGCCTGCCGCGCCGCCGGGGTCGATTGCGTCTTCATGCCTGAGATCAGTTCGCTCTATCCGCCGGGGTACGACACCTGGGTTACGGTAGAGGGGATGTCGAGCCTGCTGGAAGGAGAGTTCCGTCCGGGGCATTTTCGAGGGGTGGCGACCATCGTCGCCAAGCTGTTCAATATCGTCCACCCGGACATCGCCTGCTTCGGTTCCAAGGACTATCAGCAGCAGTCATTGATCCGGCAGATGGTGCGCGACCTGAATCAGCCGGTGGAAATCGTGGTTTGTCCCACGATTCGGGAGCCAGACGGACTCGCGATGAGCAGCCGCAACGTCTACCTGTCGCCGTCCGACCGAGAGACGGCGGTGGTGCTGTCGCGCTCGTTACGAACGGCCGAGCAGGCCCTGCTCTCCGGGGAACGGGATGTGGCGGCCGTGGAGGCACGGATGCGTGCGGAACTGGAATCCAAACCCAACGTGCGGGTGCAGTACGCCGTGATTCGCGATCCGGTGACGTTGCAGCCGTTGACGGAGAGCCAGCCGGAGATGGTGGGGCTGATTGCCGCGTATGTGGGGCAGACACGATTGATCGATCATCTTACGATTCGCCTCCCCCGCAGTTGA
- a CDS encoding DNA cytosine methyltransferase, protein MTTFVDLFCGAGGLSLGLQQAGWRPLLAVDHWADAIATYQTNFPDHLALQEELQSLDKRKLQGLLSQSPDWVVGGPPCQGFSTVGRRRKSDPRNLLVNEFARIVDILQPKGILVENVVGLRDMDFVGSITELFQSLGYSVTSLVLRAADYGVPQLRHRIFFVGNRKGWQFVLPKPQLSPENYVTVWDAIGDLPELGPGEFATKYSKSPKTPFQFRMRSGSTVLTSHVASRHPSHLVKAISHIPDGGNRKHIPPHLQPASGFHNSYSRLNSRAPAVAVTQNMGKPSGTRCIHPFQDRGLTAREGARLQGFPDTFRFSKGVTGQRLQIANAVSPILAELIGSALDDRGSWKKTKPAFAKSLRQLCLIDSDG, encoded by the coding sequence ATGACCACATTTGTCGACCTCTTTTGCGGAGCTGGCGGACTCAGCCTTGGGCTGCAGCAGGCAGGGTGGCGTCCTCTGCTTGCTGTGGATCATTGGGCAGATGCAATTGCGACTTACCAGACGAACTTCCCAGATCATTTGGCCCTACAAGAGGAATTGCAAAGTCTTGACAAGCGAAAACTGCAGGGCCTGCTTTCCCAGTCGCCAGACTGGGTTGTGGGTGGTCCTCCGTGTCAAGGATTTTCAACTGTGGGGAGACGTAGAAAGTCAGATCCGCGAAATCTCCTGGTCAATGAATTTGCGAGAATCGTCGACATTCTGCAGCCTAAGGGAATTCTTGTAGAGAACGTTGTCGGACTACGGGACATGGATTTTGTAGGCTCCATCACAGAATTGTTTCAAAGCCTAGGGTACTCTGTAACTTCGCTAGTCCTGAGAGCGGCAGATTATGGTGTCCCCCAACTGAGGCATCGCATTTTTTTTGTGGGCAATCGAAAGGGTTGGCAGTTTGTCCTTCCTAAGCCTCAGCTGTCACCAGAAAACTATGTTACCGTTTGGGATGCAATTGGTGACTTGCCGGAGTTGGGCCCAGGCGAGTTTGCTACGAAGTATTCCAAGTCTCCGAAAACGCCTTTTCAGTTTCGAATGCGTTCGGGTTCTACGGTGTTAACAAGTCACGTTGCGAGCAGACATCCAAGTCACCTTGTGAAAGCGATTTCACACATTCCAGACGGTGGAAATCGTAAACACATTCCGCCACATCTTCAACCTGCTAGCGGATTTCATAATAGCTACTCAAGGTTGAATAGTAGGGCTCCCGCGGTTGCTGTTACGCAGAACATGGGGAAACCAAGTGGAACTCGCTGTATTCATCCATTTCAGGATCGTGGGTTAACGGCTAGGGAAGGTGCCAGGTTGCAAGGATTTCCCGATACGTTTCGATTCTCTAAAGGGGTGACAGGACAGCGATTGCAAATCGCCAATGCTGTGAGTCCGATACTGGCGGAACTGATCGGCTCGGCCCTGGATGACCGTGGATCGTGGAAGAAGACCAAGCCTGCATTCGCAAAATCATTGCGTCAGCTTTGTCTGATTGATTCTGATGGCTGA
- a CDS encoding flotillin family protein codes for MSVLTLLAQASLTRLMEGPMFWVAVTVIVVVMMAFMLILMLARQYRRCPSNRVLVIYGRTGKGRAATTIHGGAAFVVPLIQDYEYLSLEPIQIEIPLRGALSAENIRVNVPSVFTVAISTEPAVMQQAAIRLLGLSTDKIRKQAEEIIFGILRQVIAGMGIEEINRDRDKFLQHIQLHLESELNKIGLQLINVNITDITDESGYIDAIGQKAASEAIQKARGDVADNVRMGEIRVAGADRDKAIQVASATREQSIGTREAQRDQIVRLAELEKEQKFGEERAAFERETLVKDAERTKRVKVAEADAAAMVGEKEAERSKRVKLADADAAAIEGENSAQAKIVASQAELAVKRAEAYQVSEARKREAEAAVLEVQNRAMAKAALAEAERVEAEQRAKLEAPAKAQKSKIMVDAEAEAERIRINAKAEADAIFARLEAEARGQYEILAKKGEGLKQIVDACGGSNAAFQMMMLEHLDNLAEASSRAISNIKFDKIVVWENGGENGRSNTADFIRGMAKTLPPMMQVMKDIGGVELPESLIRFTEGDAAAPSTNGKATAETAQK; via the coding sequence ATGTCCGTCCTCACTCTGCTGGCACAAGCCTCGCTCACCCGACTCATGGAAGGTCCGATGTTCTGGGTCGCCGTGACCGTCATCGTCGTGGTCATGATGGCCTTCATGCTGATCCTGATGCTGGCGCGACAATACCGACGCTGCCCCAGTAACCGCGTGCTGGTGATCTACGGCCGCACCGGGAAAGGCCGCGCGGCGACCACCATTCACGGCGGCGCGGCCTTCGTCGTCCCGTTGATTCAAGACTACGAATACTTGAGCCTGGAACCGATCCAGATCGAAATCCCATTGCGGGGCGCACTCTCGGCCGAAAACATTCGCGTCAATGTTCCGAGCGTGTTCACCGTCGCCATCAGTACCGAACCGGCCGTCATGCAACAGGCTGCGATTCGACTGCTGGGGCTCAGCACAGATAAGATCCGCAAACAAGCTGAAGAAATCATTTTCGGCATCCTGCGACAGGTCATCGCCGGAATGGGAATCGAGGAAATCAATCGCGACCGCGATAAGTTTCTGCAGCACATCCAGCTGCACCTCGAGTCCGAACTCAACAAAATCGGCCTGCAGCTCATCAACGTCAACATCACCGACATCACGGATGAGTCAGGCTACATCGACGCTATCGGGCAAAAGGCCGCTTCCGAAGCGATTCAAAAAGCCCGCGGCGACGTCGCCGACAACGTCCGCATGGGAGAAATTCGCGTCGCCGGCGCCGATCGCGATAAGGCGATTCAGGTTGCCAGCGCGACTCGCGAACAGTCGATCGGAACCAGGGAAGCTCAGCGAGACCAGATTGTCCGACTGGCCGAACTGGAAAAGGAACAGAAGTTCGGTGAAGAACGGGCCGCCTTCGAGCGGGAAACCCTGGTGAAAGACGCCGAACGCACCAAGCGCGTCAAAGTGGCCGAGGCCGATGCCGCAGCGATGGTCGGTGAAAAAGAAGCCGAGCGAAGCAAGCGCGTGAAACTTGCCGACGCGGATGCTGCCGCCATCGAGGGCGAAAACAGCGCTCAGGCAAAGATCGTCGCCTCGCAAGCGGAACTCGCCGTCAAACGCGCGGAAGCCTATCAGGTGAGCGAAGCCCGTAAACGCGAAGCCGAAGCGGCCGTCCTCGAAGTCCAGAATCGCGCCATGGCCAAAGCCGCCCTCGCCGAAGCGGAACGGGTGGAAGCCGAACAACGTGCCAAGCTCGAAGCCCCGGCCAAGGCCCAGAAATCCAAGATCATGGTCGATGCTGAAGCCGAGGCCGAGCGCATTCGCATCAACGCCAAGGCCGAAGCGGACGCCATCTTTGCTCGCCTCGAAGCGGAAGCCCGCGGTCAGTACGAAATCCTCGCCAAGAAAGGGGAAGGCCTCAAGCAGATCGTCGACGCCTGCGGCGGTTCCAATGCCGCTTTCCAGATGATGATGCTCGAACATCTCGACAACCTTGCCGAGGCCTCGTCGCGAGCGATCTCGAACATCAAGTTCGACAAGATCGTGGTCTGGGAAAACGGAGGCGAGAACGGCCGTTCGAACACCGCCGACTTCATTCGCGGCATGGCCAAAACTCTCCCTCCGATGATGCAGGTGATGAAAGACATCGGGGGAGTCGAACTGCCGGAATCGCTCATCCGCTTCACCGAGGGAGACGCCGCAGCCCCTTCCACGAACGGCAAAGCGACTGCCGAGACCGCTCAGAAATAG
- a CDS encoding ATP-binding protein, with amino-acid sequence MYDYEKLGVFYLGRGYDMSSGQTAPEPVLYDAKDLTTHAVIVGMTGSGKTGLGITLLEEAAIDNIPAIVIDPKGDLGNLMLTFPNLQPADFAPWIEPADALRQGQTVDECAAQRATQWKAGLAEWDQPVDRIARLRAAAEVAIYTPGSDAGRQLTVLKSLDAPPQAIRDSSDALRERTSTTVSGLLTLLGIDADPLRSREHILLSNILEQAWKAGRNLDLPQLIREIQSPPFTQIGVMDLESIMPVADRRQLAMTVNNVLASPAFASWTQGERLDIQKLLYTSEGRPRLAIISVAHLSDQERMFFITILLNEFLTWMRSQPGTSSLRALLYMDEVFGYLPPTANPPSKLPLLTLLKQARAFGVGLILATQNPVDLDYKALSNAGTWFLGRLQTERDKARMLDGLEGASATAGVAFDRKRIETILSGLKNRVFLMNNVHEDEPIVFQTRWALSYLRGPLTREQIRSLMEKQKPVATAPATAATPTATSSSPGGTTESAAAPPILPSEIRQRHIPVARNVSRTAGIVYRPAVLGLGRAHYVDSKLGVDVWEDVARLVVLHGDSVAKDPWDDSEAVAVKSLQNDDPAADARYAPLPSECQRATSYKNWTSTFKAYLYRAVTLPLNYCPQLDVYAEPGTSVGDFRAKLVHAARERRDLEIEKLKKKNEPAIARLKEKARKAQQKVEVEQQQANSATMSAAMTFGSSVLGALFGRKKLSAANAGRATTSFRAATRAADQRGDIKRAEANKQAVEEDLTQQEEDFAAQIDQLKESFTEDQLTVETSAVKPRKSDLMIDEVTLVWLPFAVSANGTLTPAFDSELLQS; translated from the coding sequence ATGTACGACTACGAAAAGCTTGGAGTCTTCTATCTTGGCCGCGGCTATGACATGAGCTCCGGCCAGACCGCTCCCGAGCCGGTGTTGTACGACGCCAAAGACCTGACGACGCACGCCGTGATCGTCGGCATGACCGGCAGCGGAAAAACTGGACTCGGCATCACGCTGCTGGAAGAAGCCGCGATCGACAACATCCCGGCGATTGTCATCGATCCCAAAGGGGATCTCGGGAACCTGATGCTGACGTTCCCCAACCTGCAACCCGCGGACTTCGCCCCCTGGATCGAACCGGCCGACGCTCTCCGGCAGGGACAGACCGTCGACGAGTGCGCCGCCCAGCGCGCCACACAATGGAAGGCCGGACTCGCTGAATGGGATCAGCCGGTCGACCGCATCGCCCGACTCCGCGCCGCCGCCGAAGTCGCGATCTACACGCCCGGCAGCGATGCCGGACGCCAGCTCACCGTCCTCAAATCGCTCGACGCCCCGCCTCAGGCGATCCGCGACAGCAGCGACGCACTGCGGGAACGAACCTCGACCACCGTCTCCGGCCTGCTCACCCTCCTGGGCATCGACGCCGACCCGCTCCGCAGCCGCGAACACATTCTGCTTTCCAACATCCTCGAACAAGCGTGGAAGGCCGGCCGCAACCTCGACCTGCCCCAACTCATCCGCGAAATCCAGTCTCCCCCGTTCACACAAATCGGCGTGATGGATCTGGAATCGATCATGCCGGTTGCCGACCGCCGTCAACTCGCTATGACGGTCAACAACGTCTTGGCGTCTCCCGCCTTCGCCAGTTGGACTCAGGGGGAACGCCTCGACATTCAGAAACTGCTCTACACCAGCGAAGGCCGTCCGCGGCTTGCCATCATCTCCGTCGCTCACCTCAGCGATCAGGAGCGGATGTTCTTCATCACGATCCTCCTCAACGAGTTCCTCACTTGGATGCGCTCACAGCCCGGCACCTCCAGTCTGCGGGCACTCCTCTATATGGACGAAGTCTTCGGCTACCTCCCGCCGACGGCTAATCCGCCCTCCAAACTGCCGCTGCTCACACTGCTCAAACAGGCACGCGCGTTTGGAGTCGGACTGATTCTCGCGACGCAAAACCCCGTCGACCTCGACTACAAGGCGTTATCGAACGCCGGCACCTGGTTCCTCGGCCGACTGCAAACCGAACGCGACAAGGCCCGCATGCTCGATGGCCTCGAAGGAGCTTCGGCGACCGCCGGCGTCGCCTTTGACCGCAAGCGGATCGAGACCATTCTCTCCGGATTGAAGAACCGCGTGTTCCTGATGAACAACGTGCATGAAGACGAGCCCATCGTCTTCCAGACCCGTTGGGCATTGTCGTACCTTCGCGGACCGCTGACTCGGGAACAGATCCGCAGCTTGATGGAAAAACAAAAGCCCGTCGCAACCGCACCCGCGACGGCCGCGACGCCAACCGCCACCAGTTCGTCCCCCGGCGGCACGACAGAAAGTGCCGCCGCCCCGCCGATCCTCCCGTCCGAGATCCGCCAACGGCACATCCCCGTTGCCAGAAATGTGTCCCGCACCGCCGGCATCGTCTACCGTCCCGCCGTCCTCGGCCTGGGCCGCGCCCATTATGTCGACTCCAAGCTCGGCGTCGATGTCTGGGAAGACGTTGCCCGACTGGTGGTGCTCCACGGCGATTCGGTCGCCAAAGATCCCTGGGACGACAGTGAAGCGGTCGCCGTCAAATCGCTCCAGAACGATGACCCCGCTGCTGATGCGCGATATGCCCCCTTGCCATCGGAATGTCAACGGGCCACATCCTACAAGAACTGGACCAGCACGTTCAAAGCGTATCTCTATCGGGCCGTCACGCTGCCGCTCAATTACTGCCCTCAGCTCGACGTCTATGCAGAACCCGGCACAAGCGTCGGCGACTTCCGCGCCAAGCTGGTTCACGCAGCGCGGGAACGTCGGGATCTGGAGATCGAAAAACTCAAAAAGAAAAACGAGCCGGCCATCGCACGACTCAAGGAGAAGGCGCGCAAGGCTCAACAGAAGGTCGAAGTCGAACAGCAACAGGCGAACTCGGCCACAATGTCCGCCGCAATGACCTTCGGCTCGTCGGTTTTGGGGGCACTGTTCGGTCGCAAGAAACTCTCAGCCGCGAATGCCGGTCGCGCCACCACCAGCTTCCGCGCGGCGACCAGGGCTGCCGACCAACGCGGCGACATCAAACGCGCTGAGGCCAATAAACAGGCGGTGGAAGAGGATCTCACCCAACAGGAAGAAGACTTCGCGGCACAGATCGACCAGCTCAAGGAGTCGTTCACGGAAGACCAGTTGACCGTCGAAACGTCTGCCGTGAAGCCGCGGAAATCGGATCTCATGATCGACGAAGTCACACTCGTCTGGCTCCCCTTCGCAGTCTCAGCGAACGGAACCTTGACGCCGGCATTCGATAGCGAGCTCTTGCAGAGTTGA
- a CDS encoding M28 family peptidase, whose amino-acid sequence MRPRHEFPRHGVGELFRIFTLLVCCLTLPAISPAQENRAPAFDGRRAFSYLEAICAIGPRISGTPGMARQQELIERHFTALGAEVRYQDFDVAHPETGQPVRMRNMIVSWQPQAEQRLLVCCHYDTRPRPDREPLPFQRDKPFIGANDGGSGIAVLMELGNLIAAMQPRPAVDFVFFDGEELVYDPQDKYFLGAEHFAKSYRDRPAGSPRYEQGVLLDLVAGQNANFYYEVNSLRYAPEVTRSIWETAQRLGIKEFVARRKHEVLDDHLALNTIAGIPTCDIIDFDYPHWHRRNDLPGACSAATLSNVGRVIFAWLQANAKSPVN is encoded by the coding sequence ATGCGGCCTCGTCACGAATTCCCCCGTCACGGAGTCGGCGAGTTGTTCCGCATCTTTACCCTTCTGGTCTGCTGTCTGACTCTCCCCGCCATCAGCCCCGCGCAGGAGAATCGAGCCCCCGCTTTCGATGGCCGTCGCGCTTTCAGCTATCTCGAAGCGATCTGTGCGATCGGTCCCCGCATCTCCGGCACGCCAGGCATGGCCCGGCAGCAGGAACTGATCGAGCGGCATTTCACCGCCCTCGGAGCCGAAGTCCGTTACCAGGATTTTGACGTCGCCCATCCCGAAACCGGCCAACCGGTCCGGATGCGAAACATGATCGTCTCCTGGCAACCCCAGGCAGAGCAGCGGCTGCTCGTCTGCTGTCATTACGACACTCGGCCGCGCCCGGATCGCGAGCCGCTCCCCTTCCAGCGCGATAAACCATTTATCGGCGCCAACGACGGCGGCAGCGGCATTGCGGTGCTGATGGAGCTCGGCAACCTGATTGCAGCCATGCAGCCCCGGCCAGCGGTCGACTTCGTCTTCTTCGATGGAGAAGAACTCGTCTACGATCCGCAGGACAAATACTTTCTCGGCGCAGAACACTTCGCCAAAAGCTATCGCGATCGACCGGCCGGCAGTCCCCGTTACGAACAAGGGGTGCTGCTCGATCTCGTCGCAGGGCAGAACGCCAACTTCTATTACGAAGTCAACAGCCTGCGGTACGCACCCGAAGTGACGCGCAGCATCTGGGAAACGGCACAGCGGCTCGGCATCAAGGAATTCGTCGCCCGTCGCAAGCACGAAGTTCTCGACGATCATCTCGCGCTGAACACGATTGCAGGCATTCCCACCTGCGACATTATCGACTTCGACTACCCACACTGGCATCGCCGCAACGATCTGCCGGGCGCGTGTTCCGCGGCCACGTTGTCCAACGTTGGCCGAGTGATCTTCGCCTGGCTGCAGGCCAATGCGAAAAGCCCCGTCAACTGA
- a CDS encoding NfeD family protein: METLFLICALSGGTFIACQFVLTLLGLSDSFFSADVDHELAGDIETDLHDGIDHVEADGHAEHHSSWLFGVISLRTLIAATTFFGLAGMAVNRGGGTQVQQLAFATVSGAAALFGVHWLMKSFYQLGQNSTLRMQNAVGKIGTVSLAIPGDIGHCGKVQVEIQGRLEEVAAIAVEAKVLPTGSRVQVVGISHGNVLEVAAVKASTRSERAVPI; the protein is encoded by the coding sequence ATGGAAACCTTGTTCTTAATCTGTGCCCTGAGCGGCGGCACCTTTATCGCCTGTCAGTTTGTCCTGACCCTGCTCGGGCTGAGTGATTCCTTCTTCAGCGCGGATGTCGACCACGAATTGGCTGGCGACATCGAAACCGATCTCCATGACGGCATCGATCACGTCGAGGCCGATGGTCATGCAGAACATCATTCGTCCTGGCTGTTCGGCGTCATTTCGCTCCGTACGCTCATCGCCGCCACGACGTTCTTCGGACTCGCCGGCATGGCCGTCAATCGCGGGGGTGGAACACAAGTTCAACAATTGGCCTTCGCAACCGTCAGCGGCGCTGCGGCTCTCTTTGGCGTTCACTGGCTGATGAAGTCGTTTTACCAACTCGGACAGAACAGCACGCTGCGAATGCAGAATGCCGTCGGCAAGATCGGCACCGTTTCCCTCGCGATCCCCGGCGACATCGGGCACTGCGGAAAAGTTCAGGTCGAAATTCAGGGCCGCCTCGAAGAGGTTGCCGCCATCGCCGTCGAAGCCAAAGTCCTCCCGACCGGATCACGGGTGCAGGTCGTCGGCATATCCCATGGCAATGTGCTGGAAGTCGCAGCGGTCAAAGCCAGCACGCGTTCTGAACGCGCCGTCCCGATCTAA
- a CDS encoding prolipoprotein diacylglyceryl transferase, producing MRQTLFRIALDHPWSGWFTPPGGLPQLGICWVWLIVCAGWLLYHAIRGHWALLRDPVVWLKAGVGLIGFSLIHYLGFVPASVPVFGYGMMVLLGFVAGLTFSYYRAKAVGYDPEIIVDAAFWILISGVAGGRLAFLIQYWNEVFVPGMPLSQALFRAINLSEGGLVLLGALVGGGLGVFTYFYLRKLSVFEFADLLMPAVFIGVGFGRIGCLLNGCCFGDRCELPWAIHFPAGSVTFDVLASRGFLAEGALWTMPLHPTQIYSSIDGFVLAFVTAVYYWYRKHPGDVLALGCMLYSITRFFIEFLRADEMGQLGTGLTISQLYSIGIFLLGLILMLTGPLRGATRRPAAVLPPQTLPAAVAR from the coding sequence ATGCGCCAGACTTTGTTTCGCATTGCGCTCGACCACCCGTGGTCCGGCTGGTTCACTCCGCCGGGCGGGTTGCCGCAGCTGGGCATCTGCTGGGTCTGGCTGATTGTCTGCGCCGGCTGGCTGCTGTATCACGCGATTCGAGGACATTGGGCCCTGTTGCGTGATCCCGTGGTGTGGCTCAAAGCCGGAGTGGGACTGATCGGATTCAGTCTCATCCATTATCTCGGGTTCGTCCCTGCTTCCGTGCCGGTGTTTGGTTACGGCATGATGGTGCTGCTGGGCTTCGTGGCGGGACTGACGTTTTCGTATTACCGGGCGAAAGCGGTGGGCTACGACCCGGAGATTATTGTGGATGCTGCCTTCTGGATTCTGATTTCCGGAGTGGCCGGAGGCCGGCTGGCGTTTCTGATTCAGTACTGGAATGAAGTCTTTGTGCCGGGGATGCCGTTGTCACAGGCGCTATTCAGGGCGATCAATCTGTCAGAAGGGGGCCTGGTGCTGTTGGGAGCGCTGGTCGGCGGCGGGTTGGGCGTCTTCACTTATTTTTACTTGCGGAAACTCAGCGTGTTTGAGTTTGCGGATTTGCTCATGCCGGCCGTGTTCATCGGGGTGGGCTTTGGCCGCATTGGCTGCCTGTTGAACGGCTGCTGTTTTGGAGATCGCTGCGAACTCCCTTGGGCCATTCATTTTCCAGCCGGCAGCGTGACCTTTGACGTGCTCGCTTCCCGAGGATTCCTGGCGGAAGGGGCGCTCTGGACGATGCCGCTGCATCCGACCCAGATTTACAGCTCGATCGACGGCTTTGTGCTGGCCTTCGTGACAGCGGTCTATTACTGGTACCGCAAACATCCCGGCGACGTGCTGGCGCTGGGCTGCATGCTGTATTCCATCACGCGGTTCTTCATCGAGTTTTTGAGGGCGGACGAGATGGGTCAGCTCGGCACCGGGTTGACGATTTCGCAGTTGTACAGCATCGGGATCTTTCTGCTGGGCCTGATTTTGATGCTCACGGGACCGTTGCGGGGAGCGACCCGACGTCCTGCTGCTGTTCTTCCTCCGCAAACTTTGCCGGCTGCGGTCGCGAGATAG
- a CDS encoding FAD-dependent oxidoreductase has product MVRQSPEQIAFPELTPQQMEQVAAIGERHEFQAGDILVRAGQRDYSFWVVEQGHVDIMDPTSESPRLVAQHPPNTFVGDIDILTGRPAVISAVCRTDGAAYQITGKQVRRMLQEIPEFSDLLLESFQMRRQLLEAGGFQGLRVFGTPFSQETLRLREFFHRNHVPHTFLDVNDESASRQLHALGIQDDEIPVVACNFSQTVNKRPSLSKVAECIGITRKIDDRLYDLVVVGAGPAGLTAAIYAASEGLQTLVVDRVGPGGQAGSSSRIENFIGFPSGISGSELANRAYIQALKFGAHFTAPINVLSVDGSVPGEHRLELCTGAVARTKCLLVASGVSYRQLDLEGCQRLEGAGVYYAATTVEARVCRNAPVVVVGGGNSAGQAAMYLADHARDVKLVIRGESLAKGMSAYLSRRVMNHPRIELIANSEIEKVNGDCGVESVSVHSALTDERTTLDCQGLFIFIGARPHTDWLPSTVRLDEKGFIDTGAALQNDERWPLQRAPFDLETTAPGILAAGDVRSGTTKRCGFAVGDGSLAVTCVHRYLNQG; this is encoded by the coding sequence ATGGTTCGCCAGTCCCCAGAACAGATCGCCTTTCCCGAACTCACTCCCCAGCAGATGGAACAGGTGGCCGCCATCGGCGAGCGGCACGAATTTCAGGCAGGCGACATTCTCGTCCGTGCCGGCCAGCGCGACTACTCATTCTGGGTCGTCGAGCAGGGACACGTGGACATCATGGACCCAACGTCCGAGAGCCCTCGCCTGGTCGCACAGCACCCCCCCAATACCTTTGTGGGGGATATCGACATCCTGACCGGCCGTCCCGCCGTGATTTCGGCCGTCTGCCGTACCGACGGCGCTGCCTATCAGATCACAGGCAAGCAAGTCCGTCGCATGCTGCAGGAGATTCCCGAGTTCAGCGACCTGCTGCTCGAATCGTTCCAGATGCGGCGGCAACTGCTCGAAGCCGGCGGCTTTCAGGGCCTACGGGTCTTCGGCACTCCCTTCTCGCAGGAGACGCTGCGCCTGCGTGAGTTCTTTCATCGCAACCATGTTCCTCATACGTTTCTTGACGTGAACGACGAGTCCGCCAGCCGGCAACTGCACGCGCTGGGCATCCAAGATGACGAGATCCCCGTCGTCGCCTGTAACTTCAGCCAGACCGTCAACAAACGTCCGTCTCTCTCCAAGGTGGCCGAATGCATCGGCATCACCCGCAAGATCGACGACCGACTCTACGACCTCGTCGTCGTCGGAGCCGGTCCAGCCGGCCTCACCGCCGCCATCTATGCGGCCTCCGAAGGACTGCAGACGCTGGTGGTCGATCGCGTCGGACCAGGCGGCCAGGCAGGCAGCAGTTCCCGCATCGAAAACTTTATCGGGTTCCCCTCCGGCATCAGCGGTTCAGAACTCGCCAACCGCGCCTACATTCAGGCCCTCAAGTTCGGCGCCCACTTCACCGCTCCGATTAACGTCCTCTCGGTCGACGGCTCTGTTCCCGGCGAACATCGCCTCGAACTCTGCACCGGTGCGGTCGCCAGAACCAAATGCCTGCTCGTCGCCAGCGGCGTCTCGTATCGGCAACTCGATCTCGAAGGCTGCCAGCGCCTGGAAGGGGCCGGCGTCTATTACGCGGCCACCACCGTTGAAGCCCGCGTCTGCCGCAATGCACCAGTCGTGGTCGTCGGGGGCGGAAACTCGGCAGGTCAGGCGGCGATGTATCTGGCCGATCATGCCCGTGACGTGAAACTGGTGATCCGCGGCGAATCTCTCGCCAAAGGGATGTCAGCGTACTTAAGCCGCCGGGTCATGAATCATCCCCGGATCGAACTGATCGCGAATTCCGAAATTGAAAAGGTGAACGGCGACTGCGGCGTCGAATCGGTCTCGGTTCACAGCGCTCTCACCGACGAACGCACGACCCTCGACTGCCAGGGCCTGTTCATCTTCATCGGAGCCCGACCGCATACAGACTGGCTCCCCTCAACGGTGCGGCTCGATGAGAAGGGCTTCATCGACACCGGAGCCGCATTACAGAATGACGAACGCTGGCCCCTGCAACGCGCACCCTTCGATCTCGAAACCACCGCCCCCGGCATCCTCGCCGCAGGCGACGTGCGCTCCGGCACAACAAAACGCTGCGGCTTCGCCGTCGGCGACGGCTCCCTGGCAGTCACCTGCGTGCATCGGTATCTGAATCAGGGGTGA